From one Paenibacillus sp. FSL K6-1330 genomic stretch:
- a CDS encoding PAS domain S-box protein, with the protein MSDINIFGHQALFEHVYKSAPIGIALVTIEGNWISVNPAACKMFGFTEEELMSQPATDYIYSDCINNKDKLYQSLDESSSTIAVEKQFVHRDGHGIWASMHVSLVRDEKDQTPLFFISQIVDITQSKIAERKLQESIERYTSLKKYNHDAIISFNLEGRIINGNQMAEQLTGYKIPELIGTKISNLIGERNLTRVLSASADYVAVEKGINVIHHKDGHTVEVLATLAPIVIHNKNVGFYIIAKDMTEQKRLIIEKEAAEKTNKAKSEFLAMMSHEIRTPMNGVIGMTDLILETELDEEQREYVQIIKKSGTTLLNIINDILDFSKIESGRTELVEETFNLRTALSETLNLILPKALEKNIEVTTSVASDVPNQVYGDVTKLRQVLMNLLSNAIKFTPNGAVSISVQCVENQGNSALIQFSVMDTGIGVSSEKVAQLFEPFYQVDHYMTRKVEGTGLGLAICKKLVQLMGGDIWYEKNQNQPGSVFTFTVDFSFESNAGNKQENEAVHENHSLGNDLKILIAEDNEVNQLVLKKMIEKLGYNSTTVQNGLEAVEALERYSYDIVFMDIQMPFMDGTEAVRAIKESATSEKEPYIVAVTAHAIKGDREKYLGMGMDEYVSKPVSMNVISAIIDKFLAERNMSQA; encoded by the coding sequence ATGAGTGATATCAACATTTTTGGCCATCAGGCTTTGTTTGAACATGTCTACAAAAGTGCTCCAATTGGCATTGCCCTGGTTACGATAGAAGGAAATTGGATCAGCGTAAATCCTGCGGCTTGCAAAATGTTTGGCTTCACGGAAGAAGAATTGATGTCACAGCCGGCAACCGATTATATTTATTCTGATTGCATTAATAATAAAGATAAATTGTATCAGTCTTTGGACGAGTCGTCCTCAACTATTGCGGTGGAAAAACAATTCGTACATAGAGACGGCCATGGCATCTGGGCATCGATGCATGTTTCTCTGGTTCGTGACGAAAAGGATCAAACCCCTTTATTTTTCATTTCGCAAATTGTTGATATTACCCAGAGCAAGATAGCCGAGCGAAAGCTCCAAGAGAGTATTGAACGCTACACTTCGCTGAAGAAGTATAACCATGATGCGATCATCTCCTTCAATCTGGAGGGGAGGATCATTAACGGGAACCAGATGGCAGAGCAACTGACTGGTTATAAGATTCCGGAATTAATTGGAACCAAGATCTCGAATTTGATTGGTGAACGTAACCTTACCCGCGTACTTTCTGCTTCAGCTGATTATGTTGCTGTCGAGAAGGGCATTAACGTCATCCATCACAAAGACGGACATACGGTTGAAGTGCTCGCTACACTGGCACCCATTGTCATTCATAACAAGAATGTGGGTTTTTACATCATTGCCAAGGACATGACGGAGCAGAAGAGGCTCATCATCGAGAAGGAAGCAGCCGAGAAGACAAATAAAGCCAAGAGCGAGTTTCTGGCGATGATGAGCCATGAGATCCGTACGCCGATGAATGGTGTTATCGGGATGACGGACCTGATACTTGAGACGGAGCTTGATGAGGAGCAGCGGGAGTACGTACAGATCATTAAGAAAAGCGGGACAACCCTTCTGAACATCATCAATGATATTTTAGACTTTTCAAAAATCGAATCGGGCAGAACAGAGCTGGTGGAGGAAACATTTAACCTAAGAACGGCTTTGTCCGAGACATTGAACCTGATTCTTCCGAAGGCGCTGGAGAAAAATATTGAGGTGACCACTTCTGTAGCTTCTGACGTGCCGAATCAAGTGTATGGGGATGTGACGAAGCTGAGGCAGGTCTTAATGAATCTGCTTAGTAATGCCATTAAATTTACACCTAATGGCGCCGTCTCCATCTCTGTGCAGTGTGTCGAGAACCAAGGGAACTCGGCCCTTATCCAATTCTCCGTTATGGATACAGGCATAGGTGTATCGAGTGAGAAGGTTGCGCAGCTATTTGAACCCTTTTATCAAGTGGACCATTATATGACCCGCAAGGTGGAAGGGACGGGACTGGGGCTTGCGATCTGTAAAAAACTCGTTCAGTTGATGGGCGGAGATATCTGGTATGAGAAGAATCAGAACCAGCCGGGGTCTGTCTTTACGTTTACGGTTGATTTTTCGTTTGAGTCGAATGCTGGCAATAAACAGGAGAATGAGGCCGTTCACGAGAATCACTCCTTAGGAAACGATCTGAAAATTTTAATTGCCGAGGATAATGAGGTGAATCAGTTAGTCCTCAAGAAAATGATTGAGAAGCTGGGATACAATTCGACCACCGTCCAGAATGGACTCGAGGCGGTTGAAGCCCTCGAGCGTTACTCGTATGACATCGTGTTCATGGACATTCAGATGCCCTTCATGGATGGAACGGAAGCGGTCCGCGCCATAAAAGAATCGGCAACATCCGAAAAAGAGCCTTATATCGTGGCCGTCACGGCCCATGCGATCAAAGGCGATCGCGAGAAATATTTAGGGATGGGCATGGACGAGTATGTAAGCAAGCCTGTCAGCATGAATGTTATTTCGGCCATTATTGATAAGTTTCTGGCTGAGCGAAATATGTCTCAAGCCTAA